From a region of the Mercurialis annua linkage group LG1-X, ddMerAnnu1.2, whole genome shotgun sequence genome:
- the LOC126664386 gene encoding photosystem II protein D1 has product MTAILERRESESLWGRFCNWITSTENRLYIGWFGVLMIPTLLTATSVFIIAFIAAPPVDIDGIREPVSGSLLYGNNIISGAIIPTSAAIGLHFYPIWEAASVDEWLYNGGPYELIVLHFLLGVACYMGREWELSFRLGMRPWIAVAYSAPVAAATAVFLIYPIGQGSFSDGMPLGISGTFNFMIVFQAEHNILMHPFPMLGVAGVFGGSLFSAMHGSLVTSSLIRETTENESANEGYRFGQEEETYNIVAAHGYFGRLIFQYASFNNSRSLHFFLAAWPVVGIWFTALGISTMAFNLNGFNFNQSVVDSQGRVINTWADIINRANLGMEVMHERNAHNFPLDLAAVEAPSING; this is encoded by the coding sequence ATGACTGCAATTTTAGAGAGACGCGAAAGCGAAAGCCTATGGGGTCGTTTCTGTAACTGGATAACCAGCACTGAAAACCGTCTTTACATTGGATGGTTTGGTGTTTTGATGATCCCTACTTTATTGACCGCAACTTCTGTATTTATTATCGCTTTCATTGCTGCCCCTCCGGTAGATATTGATGGTATTCGTGAACCTGTTTCTGGATCTCTACTTTATGGAAACAATATTATTTCTGGTGCCATTATTCCTACTTCTGCGGCTATAGGTTTGCATTTTTACCCAATATGGGAAGCGGCATCCGTCGATGAATGGTTATACAATGGCGGTCCTTATGAGCTAATTGTTCTACACTTCTTACTTGGTGTAGCTTGTTACATGGGTCGTGAGTGGGAGCTTAGTTTCCGTCTGGGTATGCGCCCTTGGATTGCTGTTGCATATTCAGCTCCTGTTGCAGCTGCTACTGCTGTTTTCTTGATCTATCCAATCGGTCAAGGAAGCTTTTCTGATGGTATGCCTCTAGGAATTTCTGGTACTTTCAACTTTATGATTGTATTCCAGGCTGAACACAATATCCTTATGCACCCATTTCCTATGTTAGGCGTAGCTGGCGTATTCGGCGGCTCCCTATTCAGTGCTATGCATGGTTCCTTGGTAACCTCGAGTTTGATCAGGGAAACCACAGAAAATGAATCTGCTAATGAAGGTTACAGATTCGGTCAAGAGGAAGAAACTTATAATATCGTAGCTGCTCATGGTTATTTTGGCCGATTGATCTTCCAATATGCTAGTTTCAACAACTCTCGTTCTTTACACTTCTTCCTAGCTGCTTGGCCTGTAGTCGGTATTTGGTTCACTGCTTTAGGTATTAGCACTATGGCTTTCAACCTAAATGGTTTCAATTTCAACCAATCTGTAGTTGATAGTCAAGGTCGTGTAATTAATACCTGGGCTGATATTATTAACCGTGCTAATCTTGGTATGGAAGTTATGCATGAACGTAATGCTCATAACTTCCCTCTAGACCTAGCTGCTGTCGAAGCTCCATCTATAAATGGATAA